A part of Cryptococcus neoformans var. neoformans JEC21 chromosome 4 sequence genomic DNA contains:
- a CDS encoding bud site selection-related protein, putative, whose amino-acid sequence MLPTSSRPIPFSSLLISFIHVSSITAVASTIAPASLPQVDFSKMGTVALGGSFSGLDWWSSESPFASSATGNPTFSSDGDTLFHRPTDGQFRALATTNSGGVINALCWSKDGSANNGTLYVGGVFESLSGVSASNIASLTLADNSVTALSGGLSGEVNTLYCDDDSSQIWVGGLFEAPIGSGGNVALWSTSSSTWVTPEFGGFNGRVQSIVPSIDNSSIYFGGDFTTRFVQNSSILFNSTSNTNNTFGNVTSTPSVSENVTTVGDSGYLTPLTVSASASSSAAYSIQAGPSSTQSEYSDTNVLLCPGSGVWLAQEDTVSNVNLVGQGYLSATGIRVVNGLVQGRGTTYFCLTILPTYTELNMTYTDPVTGELGTCTSHCPLYTNSSISAQDFIFTAGTQNLTGFEMQLKEWIGDGAALSSVALLSDGAYLSAVSDGGSSCTNGAKNGSVQTVGSWDATTVATNSATESYLSSSVSLGDSQRPQVTFYPYVSSAGNYDIYVFIPGCLNAGDCDSRTSVDVEVFPFSGGLGWTSTISEQVDYDTKTLIYSGPVGATTDSFTPTISLALSSDPYKPARGHMYTVVADRVQLTFIGTDGSVSSTPLLNNGTAPDDYTGSNATTVGNSSWTTNSSYNVAFGLFEWPRSSKLNTNAASNALSNVTETALTRLGFALDAALNASGSSASSWAVNTIVSMDSTVFIGGDFSSTNNYTNVLSIDASSGETSALASQGLGGIVNTAAVVDGYVFFGGDFTSTASSGGVALNYLARYDPATKAWAAVGGGVDGYVTDLMASPSSTELFVMGNFSHVINSDGSLNETGGFGVWDISSERWTSSGVVFGNISAGEMISSSPSIAYLAGRVSGYADNSADGLAMLSTDQNGLAKISSLTGASFSTTGSSSSLTTSRRRSLEIKSSYSSSWLSRFAGGLVERALPGLAARATAPVIVTPSFPAPAVLAVDYWTNTSTSDSPSMMILGGNFTSSSANVRGMAFYSTSQQTVDGPEPPVSGVVRALEVIDDRLYLGGEGVNVEGIGSGLLVYNLVNGTWMEGGMASLNTASDSNVTINQIRTRPTTNTLIVAGSFTSAGSLSCAAICLWDSTNAQWSTLGAGLLSGEVRSIDFAGNNYDTLVAAGSFVLSDGTVASVASYDFDSSSWTALGSLSGPTLAVAVDEKNVTNIFAAGYSASDGSPYLEQWNGNTWTAQNETLQSGSLVYQLAFVPMSSEHTAVGSIEKDRMLMVSGNLYLDQMGNATSALYDGVNWYPYLVGTSAAGGIGAGASLFWSDSDFSFKVKHYLARGLVVLVAIAIATGIVLLFILLALLVAYFNRRRDTQAAQDRQEIYGKEGSDVSSTHQNVFANVQAALEASLAGGAGTMMGLGTSRNSAPSQARLSNPSSYASGAYPMASDDEYDEEEEEGDERETTMRYDFEGPELQEGEMSMKAGQPLIILDDQQSHEWWYARDPATGREGMVPASYVW is encoded by the exons ATGTTACCCACGTCCTCTCGTCCAATAcccttttcatctctcctgatatcattcattcatgtctcctccatcaccgCAGTGGCTTCGACCATCGCGCCGGCATCTCTTCCCCAAGTTGACTTCTCAAAAATGGGGACAGTCGCGCTTGGCGGATCCTTTTCTGGTCTCGATTGGTGGTCTTCAGAATCTCCCTTTGCTTCATCTGCTACTGGCAATCCTACCTTCTCGTCAGACGGAGACACATTATTTCATCGCCCAACTGACGGCCAATTCCGCGCATTGGCGACCACCAATTCTGGCGGAGTCATCAACGCGCTTTGTTGGTCTAAAGATGGGTCCGCCAATAATGGAACTTTATATGTCGGCGGAGTGTTTGAGTCTCTTTCTGGCGTTTCTGCGAGCAATATCGCGTCATTAACCCTCGCAGATAATTCTGTTACCGCGTTAAGCGGTGGCTTATCGGGTGAGGTTAACACGCTGTATTGTGACGACGACAGTTCCCAGATTTGGGTTGGAGGGCTTTTCGAGGCGCCCATCGGTTCGGGAGGGAACGTGGCCCTTTGGTCCACTTCATCAAGCACTTGGGTGACCCCTGAGTTTGGCGGGTTTAATGGGCGAGTCCAGAGCATAGTCCCATCCATCGATAATTCAAGTATTTACTTTGGAGGAGATTTTACCACAAGATTCGTTCAAAACTCGtcaatcctcttcaattCGACATCAAATACCAACAATACCTTTGGAAATGTCACCTCTACTCCGTCTGTTTCAGAAAATGTGACAACTGTTGGCGACTCGGGCTACCTAACGCCCTTGACCGTCTCTGCATCAGCCTCGTCTTCTGCGGCCTATTCCATACAAGCAGGCCCAAGCTCAACACAAAGCGAGTACTCCGATACGAATGTACTACTTTGCCCGGGTAGCGGTGTTTGGTTAGCGCAAGAGGATACAGTTTCCAATGTAAACTTGGTCGGGCAGGGCTATCTTTCAGCGACTGGTATCAGGGTTGTCAACGGCTTGGTACAGGGGAGAGGGACTACATATTTCTG CCTCACTATCCTACCCACCTATACGGAGCTCAATATGACGTATACCGACCCTGTTACCGGCGAACTTGGAACCTGCACAAGTCACTGTCCTCTTTACACCAACTCCTCTATATCTGCACAAGATTTCATTTTCACCGCCGGAACCCAGAACCTTACAGGATTTGAGATGCAGCTCAAAGAGTGGATAGGGGACGGAGCAGCTTTAAGCAGTGTGGCCTTACTGTCTGATG GGGCCTACCTCTCTGCAGTATCCGACGGTGGATCCTCTTGCACCAACGGGGCCAAGAATGGTTCTGTTCAAACTGTCGGTAGCTGGGATGCTACAACAGTCGCCACCAACTCGGCCACAGAATCCtatctttcctcatctgtATCTCTCGGTGACTCTCAACGTCCTCAAGTTACATTCTACCCATATGTTTCCTCTGCTGGAAACTATGATATTTACGTCTTCATTCCCGGATGCCTCAACGCTGGTGACTGTGACTCTCGGACCAGCGTTGATGTTGAAGTTTTCCCATTTTCTGGTGGGCTTGGCTGGACCAGCACCATTTCGGAGCAAGTGGATTATGATACCAAAACCCTGATCTATTCGGGACCAGTCGGGGCCACGACTGACAGTTTTACGCCGACTATCAGTCTGGCTCTTTCTTCTGACCCATACAAACCTGCTCGAGGGCATATGTACACTGTAGTGGCTGATCGAGTCCAATTGACGTTTATCGGCACTGATGGCTCTGTCAGCTCGAcccctcttctcaacaaCGGCACGGCGCCGGATGACTACACAGGGTCCAACGCTACGACTGTCGGTAATTCCTCTTGGACGACCAACTCGTCTTATAATGTAGCCTTTGGCCTCTTCGAATGGCCTCGATCTTCGAAACTGAATACCAATGCTGCAAGCAATGCCCTCAGCAACGTTACTGAGACTGCCCTCACTCGCCTCGGTTTTGCTCTTGATGCAGCTCTCAATGCTTCTGGGTCTTCTGCCTCATCATGGGCTGTCAACACCATCGTCTCCATGGACAGTACTGTCTTTATCGGCGGTGATTTCTCCTCAACCAACAATTATACAAATGTCCTATCTATTGACGCCTCATCAGGCGAAACTTCCGCTTTGGCTTCGCAGGGCCTAGGAGGGATTGTCAACACAGCCGCAGTCGTTGATGGATATGTGTTTTTCGGCGGAGACTTCACGTCCACAGCTTCATCAGGTGGCGTCGCTCTGAACTATCTGGCTAGATACGACCCCGCGACTAAAGCCTGGGCAGCCGTTGGTGGTGGAGTAGATGGCTACGTCACGGACCTGATGGCCTCGCCGTCGTCGACCGAATTGTTCGTGATGGGCAACTTTTCTCATGTTATAAATAGTGATGGTTCGCTCAATGAAACTGGGGGTTTCGGCGTTTGGGACATAAGCTCTGAAAGATGGACAAGTAGCGGCGTAGTCTTTGGCAACATCTCAGCGGGAGAGAtgatctcttcctctccctctaTCGCTTACCTGGCTGGTAGAGTGAGCGGATACGCTGATAACTCGGCCGACGGTCTCGCCATGTTATCTACGGACCAAAACGGTTTGGCCAAGATATCGTCCCTTACTGGTGCCAGCTTCAGTACCACGGGGTCTTCATCTAGTCTGACCACCTCCCGTCGTCGATCACTAGAGATCAAATCGTCATACTCCAGCTCATGGTTGTCTCGTTTCGCCGGCGGCCTTGTTGAACGGGCCCTACCTGGGTTGGCCGCCCGCGCAACAGCTCCTGTTATTGTcactccttcttttcccgCTCCTGCTGTCCTGGCTGTCGATTATTGGACAAATACATCTACTTCAGATAGCCCCTCGATGATGATCCTCGGTGGTAACTTTACATCTTCAAGTGCCAATGTCCGAGGCATGGCATTCTATTCTACTTCTCAACAGACTGTGGATGGACCAGAGCCTCCAGTATCCGGTGTAGTCAGAGCACTGGAGGTGATCGATGACCGCTTGTATCTCGGTGGTGAAGGGGTCAATGTGGAAGGTATTGGGAGCGGCCTGTTGGTGTATAATCTTGTCAATGGGACAtggatggaaggtggtATGGCTTCATTGAATA CTGCATCTGATTCCAATGTAACCATCAACCAGATTCGAACCCGCCCGACTACCAATACACTTATTGTGGCTGGTAGTTTCACGTCTGCAGGCTCCCTCTCTTGTGCGGCAATCTGTCTATGGGACTCCACTAATGCTCAGTGGTCGACACTAGGCGCAGGACTATTGTCTGGAGAAGTCAGAAGTATCGATTTCGCGGGG AACAATTACGACACTCTCGTCGCCGCTGGCTCCTTTGTCCTTTCGGATGGCACTGTTGCTTCTGTTGCGTCCTACGATTTTGACAGCTCTTCTTGGACTGCCCTTGGTTCCCTTTCCGGCCCTACTCTCGCTGTTGCTGTCGACGAGAAGAATGTGACCAACATTTTCGCTGCGGGCTATTCTGCATCCGACGGCTCTCCATATCTAGAGCAATGGAACGGTAACACTTGGACAGCACAGAATGAGACGCTCCAGTCTGGCAGTCTTGTTTATCAGCTTGCTTTTGTCCCCATGTCGTCTGAACACACGGCAGTGGGTAGTATCGAAAAGGACAGAATGTTGATGGTATCTGGGAATCTGTATCTTGATCAGATGGGCAATGCCACAAGTGCTCTCTACGACGGCGTGAACTGGTATCCCTACCTGGTGGGGACATCCGCTGCTGGAGGTATTGGCGCCGGCGCTAGTCTATTCTGGTCGGATTCCGACTTTTCTTTCAAAGTTAAACATTATCTAGCCAGAGGCCTGGTGGTGCTAGTGGCTATCGCGATCGCCACCGGGATTGTTCTCTtattcatcctccttgcccttctcgTAGCCTATTTCAACCGCCGACGGGACACACAAGCTGCTCAAGACAGACAAGAGATTTACGGCAAAGAAGGGAGCGATGTTTCCTCAACACATCAGAACGTCTTTGCAAATGTGCAGGCGGCTCTGGAAGCATCCCTCGCTGGAGGGGCCGGGACCATGATGGGACTTGGGACGTCTCGGAACTCTGCCCCCTCTCAGGCTAGGCTTTCGAACCCAAGTTCATACGCTTCTGGTGCCTATCCTATGGCCTCAGATGACGAAtatgacgaagaagaggaagagggagatgaaagagagacgaCGATGCGATATGACTTTGAAGGACCGGAATTAcaagaaggggagatgaGCATGAAGGCTGGCCAACCGCTAATCATCTTGGATGACCAGCAGAGCCATGAATGGTGGTATGCTAGAGACCCTGCTACTGGTAGGGAGGGTATGGTGCCAGCGTCTTATG TTTGGTAA